In Oryza brachyantha chromosome 1, ObraRS2, whole genome shotgun sequence, the following are encoded in one genomic region:
- the LOC102706334 gene encoding tubby-like F-box protein 3, with translation MSFRSIVRDVRDGFGSLSRRSFEVTLASLYGLTGHHKGKTQSSLDELHDSPALVPESRWASLPPELLREVIRRLEADESTWPSRRNVVCFAAVCRTWREMCKEIVLSPEFCGKLTFPVSIKQPGPRDGMIQCYIKRNRSKSTYHLYLCLSNVVTAEGGKFVLSAKRHRKTTCTEYTISMVSGNISRSSRTYIGKLRSNFLGTKFIIYDTQPPYNGAVIPHVGRTSKRFNSTKVSPKVPSVTYNIAQVSYELNVLGTRGPRRMRCIMHSVPASSVEPGGIVPGQPEQIIPRALEDSFRSTTSFSQSFRSTTSFSKSIMDPSMDFNSARFSDINGSIMGGDDNVEIKERPLVLRNKPPRWHEQLQCWCLNFRGRVTIASVKNFQLVAAPSPPPAGAPTPSQPGPADPEKVILQFGKVARDMFTMDYRYPLSAFQAFAICLSSFDTKLACE, from the exons ATGTCGTTTCGTAGTATAGTTCGGGATGTCAGGGATGGTTTTGGAAGTTTGTCAAGAAGGAGCTTTGAGGTGACCCTTGCAAGTCTTTATGGTCTTACTGGGCATCACAAAGGGAAGACCCAGAGCTCACTGGATGAGCTCCATGACTCACCTGCTTTAGTCCCAGAGAGCCGCTGGGCGAGTCTTCCGCCTGAACTCCTCCGTGAGGTCATACGCAGACTGGAGGCTGATGAGAGTACATGGCCATCCCGGAGGAATGTTGTCTGCTTTGCAGCTGTTTGTAGGACATGGAGGGAAATGTGTAAAGAGATTGTGTTGAGCCCAGAGTTTTGTGGGAAGCTTACCTTTCCGGTTTCTATAAAGCAG CCTGGTCCTCGAGATGGTATGATCCAATGTTATATAAAGAGGAATAGATCAAAATCCACCTATCACCTCTACCTGTGTCTTAGCAACG TTGTTACTGCAGAAGGCGGGAAATTTGTCTTGTCTGCTAAAAGACACCGTAAAACAACTTGCACAGAGTACACTATCTCAATGGTTTCTGGAAACATCTCAAGATCGAGTAGAACCTATATTGGAAAATTAAG ATCAAACTTCCTCGgcacaaaatttataatttatgacACACAGCCCCCATACAATGGGGCTGTGATCCCTCACGTTGGAAGGACCAGCAAGAGATTTAACTCAACCAAAGTTTCTCCGAAGGTTCCTTCTGTTACTTATAACATAGCTCAGGTGAGCTATGAGCTTAATGTCCTTGGCACAAGAGGTCCTAGGCGGATGCGTTGCATCATGCACTCCGTACCTGCCTCCTCAGTGGAGCCTGGTGGCATCGTCCCTGGCCAGCCTGAGCAAATTATACCTCGAGCTCTGGAGGACTCATTTCGCAGCACTACCTCCTTCTCTCAATCATTCCGGAGCACCACCTCCTTCTCCAAGTCCATCATGGACCCGTCCATGGATTTCAACAGTGCTCGCTTCTCTGACATCAATGGCTCTATAATGGGTGGTGATGACAATGTTGAAATCAAGGAGAGGCCATTAGTGCTTCGTAACAAGCCCCCAAGATGGCATGAACAGCTACAGTGCTGGTGCCTGAACTTCCGTGGCCGTGTCACCATTGCCTCCGTGAAGAATTTCCAGCTGGTTGCTGCACCAAGCCCCCCTCCTGCAGGTGCTCCGACTCCTTCGCAACCTGGTCCAGCTGACCCCGAGAAAGTTATTCTGCAGTTTGGAAAGGTTGCCAGGGATATGTTCACAATGGACTACCGCTATCCTCTCTCTGCCTTCCAGGCTTTCGCTATTTGTTTGAGCAGTTTCGACACGAAATTGGCATGTGAATAA
- the LOC102699925 gene encoding uncharacterized protein LOC102699925 isoform X1, translated as MLRRPAAMLAPRSLRKASIPPSLVSDPSPGSLQPTRLAVHVNPAGSSCSAYLAFGCRVYKIEVSMEGEILSKGKESLLIPINAEVISSSVVDRCPHRSEIQSVVLAEGEGDGCLILGTVDSYGHLIVSRLDIVADDIDRNSYSVPPRDCGVGEGSWAGLCFSPMHQSTVAVARELCKCIDIYDQDIHVRSLRTLWYPSSLSFAQCMPQVNESGSMLVIAEGSQLSIWDLRMSNNGGCVQRISGPIGGIIYAVCSSPSGLIAAGGTDRTAAIYDPRRWSALSRWVGCSKYEITGLSFSSIDESSIYVQGVDYEITCGLWKENERAFSFRGDSNWLGFSKCANTDVVAGWCESGSVFVADVRQDCLSVIG; from the exons ATgctgcggcgaccggcggcgatgtTGGCGCCGCGGAGCCTGCGGAAGGCGTCCATCCCGCCGTCCCTGGTCTCCGACCCCTCGCCCGGCAGCCTCCAGCCTACCCGCCTCGCCGTCCAC GTTAATCCCGCCGGCTCCTCCTGCTCCGCCTACCTCGCCTTCGGCTGCCGCGTCTACAAGATAGAG GTATCCATGGAGGGTGAGATATTGTCCAAAGGCAAGGAGAGCCTTTTGATCCCTATCAATGCAGAG GTCATAAGCTCATCTGTTGTGGACCGCTGCCCACATCGTTCAGAGATTCAGAGTGTTGTTCTTGCAGAGGGTGAAG GTGATGGCTGCTTGATTCTTGGAACAGTTGACTCTTATGGTCACCTTATTGTATCTCGGTTGGACATTGTGGCTGATG ACATTGACAGGAACTCCTATTCAGTACCACCTCGTGATTGTGGTGTTGGAGAAGGAAGTTGGGCTGGGTTATGTTTTAGTCCGATGCACCAATCCACG GTAGCTGTTGCTCGTGAATTGTGCAAGTGCATTGATATCTATGATCAGGACATTCATGTTCGCAGTTTACGTAC GTTATGGTATCCATCTTCACTTAGCTTTGCCCAATGCATGCCACAAGTGAATGAAAGTGGTTCAATGTTGGTAATTGCTGAGGGATCTCAG CTGAGCATATGGGACTTAAGAATGAGCAATAATGGAGGATGCGTACAGCGCATTTCTGGCCCTATTGGAGGCATCATATATGCTGTCTGTAGTTCTCCTTCTGGACTCATTGCTGCTGGTGGTACTGATCGTACTGCTGCCATCTATGATCCACGCAG GTGGTCGGCCTTGTCAAGATGGGTTGGGTGCTCCAAGTACGAG ATTACAGGCCTTTCGttttcatcaattgatgaatccTCCATTTATGTCCAAGGTGTTGATTATGAG ATTACATGTGGACTTTGGAAGGAAAATGAACGAGCGTTCTCATTTCGAGGGGACTCTAACTGGTTGGGTTTTTCAAAG TGTGCAAATACAGATGTGGTGGCTGGGTGGTGCGAATCTGGAAGTGTTTTTGTTGCTGATGTTAGGCAGGATTGTCTATCAGTAATCGGGTAA
- the LOC102699925 gene encoding uncharacterized protein LOC102699925 isoform X2 has product MLRWLLSLMHVALGLPCGCLVAQMLTCCCCFDDGRARYVFMRVSMEGEILSKGKESLLIPINAEVISSSVVDRCPHRSEIQSVVLAEGEGDGCLILGTVDSYGHLIVSRLDIVADDIDRNSYSVPPRDCGVGEGSWAGLCFSPMHQSTVAVARELCKCIDIYDQDIHVRSLRTLWYPSSLSFAQCMPQVNESGSMLVIAEGSQLSIWDLRMSNNGGCVQRISGPIGGIIYAVCSSPSGLIAAGGTDRTAAIYDPRRWSALSRWVGCSKYEITGLSFSSIDESSIYVQGVDYEITCGLWKENERAFSFRGDSNWLGFSKCANTDVVAGWCESGSVFVADVRQDCLSVIG; this is encoded by the exons ATGCTGCGCTGGCTGTTAAGTTTGATGCATGTGGCTTTGGGATTGCCATGCGGCTGCCTAGTTGCTCAGATGCTAACTTGCTGTTGCTGTTTTGATGATGGAAGGGCGAGATATGTGTTTATGAGG GTATCCATGGAGGGTGAGATATTGTCCAAAGGCAAGGAGAGCCTTTTGATCCCTATCAATGCAGAG GTCATAAGCTCATCTGTTGTGGACCGCTGCCCACATCGTTCAGAGATTCAGAGTGTTGTTCTTGCAGAGGGTGAAG GTGATGGCTGCTTGATTCTTGGAACAGTTGACTCTTATGGTCACCTTATTGTATCTCGGTTGGACATTGTGGCTGATG ACATTGACAGGAACTCCTATTCAGTACCACCTCGTGATTGTGGTGTTGGAGAAGGAAGTTGGGCTGGGTTATGTTTTAGTCCGATGCACCAATCCACG GTAGCTGTTGCTCGTGAATTGTGCAAGTGCATTGATATCTATGATCAGGACATTCATGTTCGCAGTTTACGTAC GTTATGGTATCCATCTTCACTTAGCTTTGCCCAATGCATGCCACAAGTGAATGAAAGTGGTTCAATGTTGGTAATTGCTGAGGGATCTCAG CTGAGCATATGGGACTTAAGAATGAGCAATAATGGAGGATGCGTACAGCGCATTTCTGGCCCTATTGGAGGCATCATATATGCTGTCTGTAGTTCTCCTTCTGGACTCATTGCTGCTGGTGGTACTGATCGTACTGCTGCCATCTATGATCCACGCAG GTGGTCGGCCTTGTCAAGATGGGTTGGGTGCTCCAAGTACGAG ATTACAGGCCTTTCGttttcatcaattgatgaatccTCCATTTATGTCCAAGGTGTTGATTATGAG ATTACATGTGGACTTTGGAAGGAAAATGAACGAGCGTTCTCATTTCGAGGGGACTCTAACTGGTTGGGTTTTTCAAAG TGTGCAAATACAGATGTGGTGGCTGGGTGGTGCGAATCTGGAAGTGTTTTTGTTGCTGATGTTAGGCAGGATTGTCTATCAGTAATCGGGTAA